From the Clostridium putrefaciens genome, one window contains:
- the manZ gene encoding PTS mannose transporter subunit IID: MSENSNKDVNEDINKKKLTQKDLTNMFIRSNFHQGSWNFERMQGLGYCYSMIPIIKRLYEGDERKEALKRHLEFFNTQPFVTAPILGVTAAMEEEKANGADIDGGSINGVKIGLMGPLAGVGDPIFWGTLRPVLAALGASLALSGSILGPILFFVLFNAVRLAVRWGGIKYGYTKGTEIISDTGGNRLQKLTEGASILGLFVMGSLVAKWTTFNMPVVVSTITNQNGEQVITTVQNILDSLLPGLIPLILTYVCSRLLKKKINAIWIIFGLFIVGIVGYKLGILS; the protein is encoded by the coding sequence ATGAGTGAAAATTCAAATAAAGATGTTAATGAAGATATTAATAAAAAGAAATTAACCCAAAAAGATTTGACAAACATGTTTATTCGTTCAAATTTTCATCAAGGATCTTGGAACTTTGAAAGAATGCAGGGTTTAGGATATTGCTACTCTATGATACCTATTATAAAAAGATTATACGAGGGTGATGAAAGAAAAGAGGCTCTTAAAAGGCACTTAGAATTTTTTAATACTCAACCTTTTGTTACAGCTCCAATACTTGGTGTAACAGCAGCAATGGAAGAGGAAAAGGCTAACGGAGCAGATATAGATGGTGGAAGTATAAATGGTGTAAAGATAGGACTTATGGGACCTCTTGCAGGAGTTGGAGATCCAATATTTTGGGGAACACTAAGGCCGGTACTTGCCGCACTTGGAGCTAGTCTTGCTTTAAGTGGAAGTATACTTGGACCTATATTATTTTTTGTGTTATTTAACGCAGTTCGTCTTGCTGTAAGATGGGGTGGAATTAAATATGGATATACAAAGGGAACAGAAATAATATCAGATACTGGAGGAAATAGGCTTCAAAAGTTAACAGAAGGTGCATCCATACTAGGTCTATTTGTAATGGGATCCCTTGTAGCTAAATGGACAACCTTTAATATGCCGGTAGTAGTTTCTACTATAACTAACCAAAATGGAGAACAGGTTATAACTACAGTTCAAAATATATTAGATTCATTGCTACCTGGATTAATTCCTTTGATACTAACCTATGTGTGTTCAAGGTTATTAAAGAAAAAGATAAACGCCATTTGGATAATATTTGGATTGTTTATAGTTGGAATAGTGGGGTACAAATTAGGGATATTGTCATAA
- a CDS encoding lipid II:glycine glycyltransferase FemX — translation MYNFIEVKPNHIDDFSKEHLKGHIFQTSGWGNVKKDWIPKYIAGYDSNNNMVLSCMMILRKIPKMPYYIGYIPRGFVSDYNNKDLLIEFTEYLREFSKSNKIAFITIDPDIHLKEDEKLVYNSEKISGFLQSLGYNHTDSISFEGIQPNFVFRLDLPTSEDKEDAKKKVFKSFSSKTRYNIRVAEERGLSCEIYDKSNMTDQMLEEFYKIMVVTGKRDNFIIRNKEYFKEMIDDLFPFSKLYMIKYSYEKDFERLTEKLKKQQDANSRALVKIEEIKKELLGDNTEDKIEKLNKKLQDNENKLKESERQIEGFKNRMEDIKPYEGKEFYISGAIYLYYGGKAWYLYGASDDVLRDAMPNFLMQYAMINDSIDLGCYLYDFRGVSGDLNPENPLYGLYKFKKGFNGKFVEFIGEFDLVIKKPIYNAFKYVFPRFKEVRSKLRNK, via the coding sequence TTGTATAATTTTATAGAAGTTAAACCTAACCACATTGATGATTTTAGCAAAGAACACTTGAAAGGTCACATATTCCAAACTTCCGGATGGGGTAATGTAAAAAAAGATTGGATTCCTAAATATATAGCAGGATATGATTCTAATAATAATATGGTCTTATCTTGTATGATGATTTTAAGAAAGATACCTAAAATGCCTTATTACATAGGTTATATCCCTAGGGGCTTCGTTTCAGATTATAATAATAAAGACTTACTTATAGAATTCACAGAATATCTTCGTGAATTTTCGAAATCTAATAAAATTGCATTTATTACAATAGATCCTGACATACATTTAAAAGAGGATGAAAAGCTAGTTTATAATAGTGAGAAGATTTCAGGATTCTTGCAAAGCCTTGGATATAATCATACGGACTCTATAAGCTTTGAAGGGATTCAACCAAACTTTGTATTTAGACTCGATCTTCCTACTTCCGAAGACAAAGAAGATGCAAAAAAGAAGGTATTTAAAAGTTTCTCTAGTAAAACTAGATATAATATAAGAGTTGCTGAAGAGCGTGGACTATCTTGCGAAATTTATGATAAATCTAACATGACAGATCAAATGCTTGAAGAATTTTATAAAATAATGGTGGTTACAGGAAAAAGAGATAACTTTATAATTAGAAACAAAGAATATTTTAAGGAAATGATAGATGACCTATTTCCTTTCTCGAAACTATATATGATTAAGTATAGTTATGAAAAAGACTTTGAAAGACTTACTGAAAAGCTTAAAAAACAACAAGATGCAAATTCTAGAGCTTTAGTAAAAATTGAAGAGATTAAAAAAGAGCTTTTAGGTGATAATACTGAAGATAAAATAGAAAAGCTTAATAAAAAGCTTCAAGATAATGAAAATAAATTAAAAGAGTCTGAAAGACAAATAGAGGGCTTTAAAAATAGAATGGAAGATATAAAGCCATATGAAGGCAAGGAGTTCTATATCTCTGGTGCTATATACTTATATTATGGTGGCAAGGCCTGGTACCTTTATGGTGCCTCTGATGATGTTTTAAGAGATGCTATGCCCAATTTCCTTATGCAATACGCTATGATCAATGATAGTATAGACCTTGGGTGCTATTTATATGACTTTAGAGGTGTTTCTGGAGACTTAAATCCTGAAAACCCTTTATATGGACTATATAAATTCAAAAAAGGCTTTAATGGAAAGTTTGTAGAGTTCATAGGTGAATTTGATTTAGTAATTAAAAAACCTATTTATAATGCCTTCAAGTATGTATTTCCACGATTTAAAGAAGTAAGAAGTAAACTTCGAAATAAGTAA